The following coding sequences are from one Desulfurococcus sp. window:
- a CDS encoding N-6 DNA methylase translates to MEDAASRNARRRLFGEHLTPIQVFEEFILPEIKDYLYDYIWVDLFAGEGSLILPILKHIPGDRRVEFFRKHIFLFDIQEEMVEKAVENAVKYGIPREVAAQNILQRDTLEDYPSFILNKGLPVYHITNPPYLYIGYIVKHKEAWRYLKYFKGVNEGYQDLYQIALMNDLRHGIKKMIYIIPSNFLYGYSVSNKIRRDFLKYYTIKKAVIFEKRIFEHTGTNVALCFFERKEKPGHEVLVFEGIKIDKTARRRVYTLDPKYYYRAGYEFEAFVNEFQAVLPLKVEFYLTIEEVEENKGDLEVEVIDANSFNGREYRRMKIHVNNRLYRKIKSNILFARTLDTGDPAGRAGLYVVIEVFGVDGILVTKAKYRTHPIQVFIEPQLTVEEQLLLKDYFNLVLEYFREKTDSEFMTTYKYSDSEYTRKYLGLTQVKKLIQTFPWLKLSSIEREYFRELVRSRNTEKLVEFVKEKNSRKPRPHFS, encoded by the coding sequence ATGGAGGATGCTGCCTCACGGAATGCGAGGAGAAGGCTGTTTGGGGAGCATTTAACTCCTATTCAGGTTTTCGAAGAGTTCATTCTACCAGAGATAAAAGACTACTTATACGATTACATATGGGTTGATCTTTTTGCAGGAGAAGGAAGCCTCATACTACCAATATTAAAGCACATCCCGGGGGATAGGAGAGTAGAGTTCTTCAGGAAGCATATTTTCCTCTTTGATATCCAGGAGGAAATGGTGGAGAAAGCAGTAGAGAACGCGGTGAAATACGGGATTCCAAGAGAGGTTGCCGCGCAGAATATTCTCCAGAGAGATACTCTTGAAGACTACCCGAGCTTTATTCTCAATAAAGGTCTACCTGTATACCATATAACGAATCCACCATACCTGTATATCGGCTACATTGTGAAGCATAAGGAAGCATGGAGGTACTTAAAGTACTTTAAGGGGGTTAACGAAGGATACCAGGATCTCTATCAAATCGCATTAATGAATGATCTACGGCATGGAATCAAGAAAATGATCTACATAATACCCTCCAACTTCCTATACGGCTACTCTGTTTCAAATAAGATAAGAAGAGACTTCCTGAAGTACTATACTATTAAAAAGGCTGTAATCTTCGAGAAAAGGATATTCGAGCACACAGGGACGAATGTCGCTCTCTGCTTCTTCGAGAGAAAAGAGAAGCCGGGGCATGAAGTCCTCGTATTCGAAGGCATTAAGATAGATAAGACAGCTAGAAGGAGAGTGTACACGCTCGACCCTAAATACTATTATAGAGCTGGATACGAGTTTGAAGCCTTCGTAAACGAGTTTCAAGCCGTTCTCCCCCTTAAAGTAGAATTTTATTTAACCATTGAGGAAGTAGAGGAGAATAAAGGTGACCTCGAAGTCGAAGTTATTGACGCCAACTCATTCAACGGTAGAGAGTATAGGAGGATGAAAATACACGTGAACAACAGGCTGTACAGGAAGATTAAATCAAATATTCTCTTCGCTAGAACCCTTGATACAGGGGATCCAGCAGGGAGAGCCGGCCTCTACGTGGTAATAGAAGTCTTCGGGGTAGATGGAATACTGGTGACTAAAGCAAAGTATAGAACACACCCTATCCAGGTGTTCATAGAGCCGCAGCTTACAGTTGAAGAACAACTACTGTTAAAAGACTACTTTAATCTAGTACTCGAGTACTTCAGGGAGAAAACTGATAGTGAATTCATGACTACATACAAGTACTCTGATAGCGAGTATACACGAAAATACCTGGGGTTAACACAAGTTAAAAAACTGATACAGACATTCCCATGGCTAAAACTCTCAAGTATTGAACGCGAGTACTTCAGAGAGCTAGTTAGAAGTAGAAATACTGAAAAACTAGTAGAATTCGTTAAGGAGAAGAATAGTAGAAAGCCGAGGCCCCATTTCTCCTAA
- a CDS encoding ABC transporter ATP-binding protein — translation MENVVKKYAGSIVLKNISLSISEGSRVVIVGPNGSGKTTLIKILLGLTGRDSGVVKVFGIDPSSRKFDEMRRNIGYLPEKTTLIQGMRVEDYLDYVSSIKGCYGYEDVLDQFNLVKYRRYKLKALSQGYKRRVLLAASLLCKPRLLILDEPYANIDLETKLVIDDLLNNIAREHITMLMTTHIEPSLNNYTAIVMINGEIIGKIEMENTIKLTLMCSGEKIELTERELDKVNYLVRSGCNLTEISTSSLTARLRHLIHHR, via the coding sequence ATGGAGAATGTTGTGAAGAAATATGCTGGTAGCATAGTGTTGAAGAATATTAGTCTCAGTATATCAGAGGGTAGTCGAGTAGTTATTGTAGGACCAAATGGTTCAGGTAAAACTACTCTGATAAAAATATTGCTGGGGCTGACGGGAAGGGATAGTGGAGTAGTCAAGGTATTCGGTATAGACCCATCAAGTAGGAAATTCGATGAGATGAGAAGAAATATAGGGTATCTCCCCGAGAAAACAACTCTCATCCAAGGGATGAGGGTTGAAGACTATCTAGACTATGTATCAAGTATTAAGGGATGCTACGGGTATGAAGATGTATTAGATCAGTTCAACCTAGTAAAGTACAGGAGATATAAATTAAAGGCTCTCTCCCAAGGCTATAAGAGAAGAGTTCTATTAGCAGCCTCCCTCCTATGTAAACCTAGATTGCTAATACTTGATGAACCATATGCTAACATAGATCTTGAAACAAAGCTAGTTATAGATGACCTATTAAACAACATAGCTAGGGAGCACATAACTATGCTTATGACAACACATATAGAGCCCTCTCTAAACAACTATACAGCGATTGTTATGATAAATGGAGAAATAATTGGAAAGATAGAAATGGAAAATACAATTAAATTAACATTAATGTGTAGCGGTGAAAAGATCGAGCTCACTGAAAGAGAACTAGACAAAGTAAACTATCTAGTAAGATCTGGATGCAACCTTACGGAAATATCAACAAGTTCCCTTACAGCGAGGCTTAGACACCTAATTCACCATCGATAA
- a CDS encoding DUF438 domain-containing protein translates to MSNTLKLRGSLELLKTLLRRISEGGDVKELMEEARVLLKELSPAEIILAEQQLVAEGIDVREIMRVCDLHLELVKDYLRGVELKDVPEGHPLDYLLRENDYIIAQAELLGLYAAQLLKLAGASSTDALKKTLTELQGFLRDLYRKSRLHYRKIQMLIFPYIERRGFDAIPRVLWNKEDGVIRKIRELVDQLNKILAEGSIDSGIIEKIAGDLNWIARELVDIAFREDKILFPTTWILFSEGEWTVVHEIGEEIGYIVEARGEWKPSAKPVYPYEVEANLTPEILEKLPASVKSMVKEVKPDSYRIEKDSDLKLETGFLTEEEVEGIFKALPLEVTYANIDDRIRFYSKSMLSKGFVRTKTIIGRQLYYCHPPRLEALVRQVVKQVKTGEKPYREFWTKQGDRIIRVLITPVTGRDGRIIGALEVVEDLTEIVRNPEEVLKKIVVL, encoded by the coding sequence GTGTCAAATACACTTAAGCTCCGTGGTAGCCTAGAGTTACTGAAGACCCTGCTTAGGAGGATTAGTGAAGGCGGGGATGTTAAGGAGTTAATGGAGGAGGCTAGAGTTCTCCTCAAGGAGTTATCACCTGCTGAAATCATACTAGCTGAGCAGCAGCTTGTCGCTGAAGGTATTGATGTAAGAGAGATTATGAGGGTTTGCGACCTTCACCTCGAGCTTGTTAAAGACTACTTGAGGGGTGTTGAATTAAAAGACGTGCCGGAAGGGCATCCACTCGACTACCTGCTTAGAGAAAACGACTATATTATCGCTCAAGCCGAGCTACTAGGCCTCTACGCTGCACAGTTGTTAAAGCTTGCTGGAGCCAGCAGCACGGATGCATTAAAGAAGACTCTCACAGAGCTCCAGGGGTTCCTGAGAGACTTGTACAGGAAGTCTAGGCTACACTACAGGAAGATCCAGATGCTCATATTCCCCTATATTGAGAGGAGGGGATTCGATGCTATACCTAGAGTACTATGGAATAAGGAGGATGGAGTTATAAGAAAGATAAGGGAGCTTGTAGACCAGTTGAACAAGATTCTCGCCGAGGGGAGCATTGATTCAGGCATCATTGAGAAAATAGCCGGCGACTTAAACTGGATTGCAAGAGAACTAGTAGACATAGCGTTCCGCGAGGATAAAATACTATTCCCGACAACATGGATTCTCTTCAGTGAAGGCGAGTGGACTGTAGTACACGAGATCGGGGAGGAGATAGGGTATATTGTTGAAGCTAGAGGCGAGTGGAAGCCTTCTGCGAAGCCAGTGTACCCTTATGAAGTAGAGGCTAATTTAACCCCTGAAATCCTCGAGAAGCTGCCTGCTAGCGTGAAGAGCATGGTTAAAGAAGTGAAGCCAGACTCATATAGGATTGAAAAGGATAGTGATTTAAAGCTAGAGACAGGCTTCCTCACAGAGGAGGAAGTTGAAGGAATCTTCAAGGCACTACCCCTCGAGGTGACATACGCTAACATTGATGATAGAATCAGATTCTACAGTAAGAGCATGTTGAGTAAGGGGTTTGTTAGAACTAAAACTATCATCGGGAGGCAGCTGTACTACTGTCATCCACCGAGGCTTGAAGCCCTAGTAAGACAGGTTGTTAAGCAGGTGAAGACAGGGGAGAAGCCTTATAGAGAATTCTGGACTAAGCAGGGTGATAGAATAATCAGAGTACTAATAACACCAGTAACAGGTAGAGATGGAAGAATCATCGGTGCACTCGAGGTAGTCGAGGATCTAACAGAGATCGTGAGGAATCCAGAGGAGGTATTAAAGAAGATAGTGGTGCTCTAG
- a CDS encoding nucleotidyltransferase domain-containing protein gives MSLRIREDVEKFTFYELSLEEKKRVVEVLSKALLERREVLLAVVFGGFVKYSVFRDIDVAVFTGYKIPYSEVEAYEEELSRTLGPLVGIPVDTIIVDYAPPWFRAKALEGVVLVEREVALAERLRFKSIQEVNDIKAKAEKAFKLQY, from the coding sequence ATGTCTCTAAGGATCCGTGAAGACGTAGAGAAGTTTACTTTCTACGAGTTAAGCTTGGAGGAGAAGAAGAGGGTTGTTGAAGTCCTCTCTAAAGCTCTACTTGAGAGGAGGGAGGTGCTGCTGGCAGTAGTCTTCGGCGGCTTCGTAAAGTACAGTGTCTTCCGTGATATAGATGTAGCAGTATTCACAGGGTACAAGATACCGTACAGCGAGGTGGAAGCATATGAAGAAGAGTTATCTAGAACTCTAGGGCCACTGGTAGGAATACCTGTAGATACCATTATAGTAGACTATGCTCCACCATGGTTCCGTGCAAAAGCGCTTGAAGGAGTAGTACTCGTTGAGAGAGAAGTAGCATTAGCAGAGAGACTGAGATTCAAGTCAATACAGGAGGTTAACGATATTAAGGCAAAAGCAGAGAAAGCATTCAAGCTGCAATACTAG
- a CDS encoding type 1 glutamine amidotransferase, whose protein sequence is MARRILFLIGPEYEDIELLYPLYRLQEEGYETVIAAPTRGSIKGKVGYSVESNKTFDEVDPAEYDALVLPGGRGPERIRNYESVKRIVRYFIQENKPVAAICHGPQVLISAGVLKGRRLTSTPSVKDDVVNAGGEWIDQPVVVDGNLVTARIPADIPAWMREFTRILKAGEK, encoded by the coding sequence ATGGCTAGAAGAATCCTCTTCTTGATTGGACCTGAATACGAGGATATAGAGCTACTATACCCGCTTTACCGCCTGCAGGAGGAGGGCTACGAGACTGTTATAGCTGCACCAACCCGTGGTTCTATTAAAGGTAAAGTAGGCTATAGCGTGGAGTCTAATAAGACTTTTGATGAGGTGGACCCCGCTGAGTATGACGCGCTGGTTCTACCAGGCGGCCGGGGCCCGGAGAGAATAAGGAATTATGAGAGTGTTAAGAGGATTGTAAGATACTTTATCCAGGAGAATAAGCCTGTAGCAGCTATATGCCATGGCCCGCAAGTCTTGATTAGTGCTGGAGTATTGAAGGGTAGAAGGCTGACTAGTACTCCAAGCGTGAAAGACGATGTAGTGAATGCTGGAGGAGAATGGATTGATCAACCAGTTGTAGTAGACGGGAATCTTGTGACAGCTAGGATACCAGCGGATATACCGGCATGGATGAGAGAGTTCACGAGGATTCTCAAGGCGGGTGAAAAATAA
- a CDS encoding DUF1028 domain-containing protein, translating into MQSRSPVYTSTYSIVAYDPSTGDLGVAVASKFIAVGVVVPWAKARTGAIATQAYANVSYGPRGLELLARGYSARHVLEMLVSDDPLREMRQVGIVDSRGEAAAFTGSKCYEFAGHIIGDGYSVQGNILAGPQVLEEMARAFENTSGELVDKLIAALEAGEKAGGDRRGKQSAAILVVRENGGYGGYTDRYVDIRVDDHPEPVQELKRIFRIWELVLLSREKPEDTVSKSDIEAVRRIQAALKKLGYYKGEVTGAWSEETEAAFTTWAHVNNFENKLRSDNRIWGTVYRFLLEVAGEK; encoded by the coding sequence TTGCAGTCCCGTAGCCCAGTCTACACGTCAACCTATAGTATTGTCGCATACGATCCTAGCACAGGGGATCTAGGTGTAGCTGTAGCCTCAAAGTTCATTGCTGTCGGAGTTGTTGTACCCTGGGCTAAAGCTAGAACTGGTGCTATAGCAACACAAGCATACGCTAACGTCTCATATGGTCCGCGGGGACTAGAGCTCCTAGCTAGAGGCTATAGTGCCCGCCACGTGCTCGAGATGCTAGTCAGCGATGACCCGTTGAGAGAGATGAGGCAGGTGGGGATAGTTGACTCTCGTGGTGAGGCTGCAGCCTTCACTGGCAGCAAGTGCTACGAGTTCGCTGGCCACATAATAGGCGATGGCTATAGTGTTCAAGGGAATATTCTAGCTGGACCCCAGGTTCTAGAGGAGATGGCTAGAGCCTTCGAGAACACTAGTGGAGAACTCGTAGACAAGCTTATAGCTGCACTAGAAGCAGGAGAGAAGGCTGGTGGTGACAGGAGGGGTAAGCAGTCTGCTGCAATACTAGTTGTCAGAGAGAACGGCGGTTACGGAGGCTACACGGATAGATACGTTGACATTAGAGTAGACGACCACCCGGAGCCCGTGCAGGAGTTGAAGAGGATATTCAGGATATGGGAGCTAGTACTCCTCTCGAGAGAGAAGCCGGAGGATACAGTCTCTAAGAGCGACATTGAGGCTGTAAGAAGAATTCAGGCAGCTCTCAAGAAGCTAGGCTACTATAAAGGCGAGGTCACCGGGGCTTGGAGCGAGGAGACTGAGGCAGCGTTCACTACGTGGGCTCATGTAAACAATTTTGAGAATAAGCTGAGAAGCGATAACCGTATCTGGGGGACTGTATACAGGTTCCTTCTAGAGGTAGCAGGAGAAAAATAA
- a CDS encoding DUF996 domain-containing protein: MGFAFSTAIARRITYSTYSQLSPAELYSILTESIGVLILAWIMITLFAISGAIFYRTAFKLLAEKSGEKLFDTAGLLMLIGAVLTIIVIGGILTLIACILAAVAFFSIKPPSAAAPQPPPPSPQ, translated from the coding sequence ATGGGATTTGCGTTCTCTACAGCCATAGCGAGAAGAATTACATATAGCACCTACTCACAGTTAAGTCCTGCTGAATTATACTCAATTCTTACCGAATCAATAGGAGTGTTAATATTAGCCTGGATAATGATTACGTTGTTTGCTATTTCTGGAGCCATATTCTATAGAACAGCATTCAAACTACTCGCTGAGAAGTCGGGGGAGAAGCTATTTGATACTGCAGGACTACTAATGCTTATAGGCGCGGTCTTAACAATAATAGTCATCGGTGGAATCTTAACTCTAATAGCATGTATACTTGCCGCTGTCGCATTCTTCTCAATTAAGCCGCCTTCCGCTGCAGCCCCCCAGCCACCCCCTCCATCTCCACAGTAA
- a CDS encoding DUF86 domain-containing protein codes for MTGVDREFVEKTIREIEEGLSEIRSSVALDMESFMRDKSRRFTARYSIILIVEAAADLGIAILRQCFNEKAESYREVFVKLAEKGVLSYNTARGMSLLASLRNMIVHRYWGIDDARIYSEAKSSGIKAVESFIREVEEYVSKDP; via the coding sequence GTGACGGGAGTAGATAGAGAGTTTGTTGAGAAGACTATCAGGGAGATTGAGGAGGGTTTAAGTGAAATTAGAAGTAGCGTGGCATTAGATATGGAGAGCTTTATGCGTGATAAAAGTAGGAGGTTTACAGCTAGATACTCTATTATACTTATAGTTGAAGCTGCAGCCGACCTCGGTATAGCAATACTTAGACAATGCTTCAACGAGAAAGCTGAGAGCTATAGAGAGGTATTTGTGAAGCTAGCTGAGAAAGGAGTGCTAAGCTATAATACAGCTAGAGGTATGAGTTTACTAGCCTCACTGAGAAATATGATTGTTCATAGATACTGGGGTATTGATGATGCTAGAATATACAGTGAAGCTAAGAGTAGCGGTATAAAAGCTGTTGAATCATTCATCCGTGAGGTAGAAGAGTATGTCTCTAAGGATCCGTGA
- a CDS encoding N-6 DNA methylase, with the protein MSLMRERKHEEVRRILQDLLVYLASDIVKITHTPLANLAGNTLKELLRGMVQFEVYVCRGRKIVDMVFHGKLIVEIKSQPGEFDEAYYKLLEEYLQCPETVTVEYVVITNYDLWRIYRVERRDSALELKSIAKDVELASAVEILRTQILPSILGGVKLPARPEVVGRFFTRNIDEAVSTLKEVFENVRENPAVKPLYEAYRKILEVLYGRASEEFLEDMFIKHTLMHMIVHASLSKTLGVKGDPVDVCSGILLGVDVALPYLNWWRVVYSDESMPPRLREKLGEVAAGIVFKASLIDWEHSSIGEVEDVFRSLYELLVEPEVRRKIGEYYTPLWIVEYMLNEFNLKGKLVLDPFCGSGTFLVKAFYKKIMEGESPEEAYKSLVGFDVNPLAVSIARAELIIAYSRVAGRTPDQPPRVYHADVFLSFAKRRELPTPPAPGMWVPEVESLFDSAWKYLAILVNFNLAPRLKGASRALLEAFSWIEKALTLALYRAYDSCTRNQCLAWSESEARSYLAEVIDRELVEYISEYSKNTLELSRLIMDSFLRHARELKPPLALRLAELIAKYKESGEWGLVIASVYVPLALLNLRVDLILTNPPWIKLTEFKASYAVELRRYLGELLEKRLKLEKKNITSILNGSDVATVALAMAVNTVDEGVGFVMNREQVFYHKASMRAGILAAYAVLKDFNGELKLVDVDYDAFQHGIYPALVIAKKGLKKEPELLVVRLSSRYRENYTKSLTLKPDILEIQKLNIRYEDYVSTPLLYFTTSSGELARALSVEKVIPMGLYIRGLLGGELKEARKGRSYAGLVLSEHRYAGGGFEFKLYGTTSKLRVPRFWLENYRVGVYELIYMSEVNPFKLARTLPVLLSEGGLQPLREFLHHALEYNKHSIKLEDEEKIRRLLEEIAHPGRLELMKPESYYVVYRASRVFTSLVVKPASRNLVLHSTVASIECREEDKAYYYAAVLNYLAYKAITEGRSFIRTQFARPLLAVALSGLSWSSVNKDTRMRIAELSRELSRRIEARGYSNQASALKHIYDKYSEFKEIVRILDEYVEKHNSREALEKSLDLVSFPFSLFLIASTH; encoded by the coding sequence ATGAGTCTTATGAGAGAGCGTAAGCATGAGGAGGTAAGGAGGATCCTGCAAGACCTCCTCGTATACCTTGCCAGTGATATCGTTAAAATCACTCACACACCTCTTGCTAATCTCGCTGGGAACACTCTTAAAGAACTCCTCCGCGGAATGGTGCAATTCGAGGTTTACGTGTGTAGAGGTAGGAAGATTGTTGACATGGTATTCCACGGCAAGCTAATCGTGGAAATTAAGTCTCAGCCAGGTGAATTTGATGAAGCTTACTACAAGCTTCTCGAGGAGTATCTTCAATGCCCTGAGACAGTAACCGTGGAGTACGTTGTCATCACTAACTACGATTTATGGAGGATTTATAGGGTTGAACGCAGGGATAGCGCGCTTGAGCTGAAATCTATTGCTAAAGACGTAGAATTAGCGAGCGCGGTAGAGATTCTGAGAACACAGATTCTACCTAGTATTCTAGGGGGAGTTAAGCTTCCAGCTAGACCTGAAGTTGTAGGCAGGTTCTTTACTAGGAATATAGATGAGGCTGTAAGCACCTTGAAGGAAGTCTTCGAGAATGTAAGAGAGAATCCCGCGGTTAAACCCCTTTATGAAGCCTACAGGAAAATCCTAGAGGTGCTTTACGGTAGAGCCTCAGAGGAGTTTCTTGAAGACATGTTTATTAAGCATACACTAATGCATATGATAGTCCACGCTAGCCTCTCAAAGACTCTTGGAGTAAAGGGGGATCCTGTAGATGTCTGTAGTGGCATCCTGCTAGGCGTGGATGTAGCACTACCATACCTTAACTGGTGGAGGGTGGTATACAGTGATGAGTCAATGCCCCCCAGGCTACGGGAGAAGCTTGGAGAGGTAGCTGCAGGCATAGTCTTTAAAGCTAGCCTCATAGACTGGGAGCATAGTAGTATAGGGGAGGTTGAAGACGTCTTTAGATCCCTCTACGAGCTTCTAGTTGAGCCTGAGGTACGCAGGAAGATAGGCGAGTACTATACACCGCTATGGATAGTCGAGTACATGTTAAACGAGTTCAACTTGAAGGGTAAACTAGTCTTAGACCCCTTCTGCGGATCTGGAACATTCCTTGTGAAAGCCTTCTACAAGAAGATCATGGAGGGTGAGAGCCCGGAGGAAGCATATAAGAGCCTAGTAGGCTTTGATGTAAACCCGCTAGCAGTATCTATAGCTAGAGCCGAGCTTATAATAGCGTACTCGAGAGTAGCAGGCAGGACGCCTGACCAGCCTCCCCGAGTATACCATGCAGACGTCTTCTTAAGCTTCGCTAAGCGTAGAGAGCTTCCAACGCCGCCAGCTCCAGGCATGTGGGTTCCAGAGGTAGAGTCGTTATTCGATAGCGCCTGGAAGTACCTTGCTATCCTAGTAAACTTTAACTTAGCGCCAAGGCTTAAAGGAGCTAGTAGAGCTCTCCTAGAAGCGTTCAGCTGGATTGAGAAGGCTTTAACACTAGCTCTCTATAGAGCTTACGACTCGTGTACTCGAAACCAGTGTCTAGCGTGGAGTGAAAGCGAGGCTAGAAGCTATCTTGCAGAAGTAATAGATCGAGAGCTAGTAGAATATATTAGTGAGTACTCGAAGAACACCTTAGAGTTGAGCAGGCTTATAATGGATAGCTTTCTCAGGCATGCTAGAGAGTTAAAGCCTCCTCTAGCCTTAAGGCTTGCAGAACTCATCGCTAAGTACAAGGAGAGTGGTGAATGGGGTTTAGTAATAGCCTCAGTGTATGTGCCGCTAGCCCTACTAAACCTCAGGGTTGACTTGATATTAACTAATCCTCCCTGGATAAAGCTAACAGAGTTTAAAGCTTCTTACGCGGTAGAGCTTAGAAGATACCTCGGGGAGCTATTAGAGAAGCGCTTGAAGCTCGAGAAGAAAAATATTACTTCTATACTCAACGGCTCAGATGTAGCTACTGTAGCTCTCGCGATGGCTGTTAACACAGTGGATGAAGGAGTAGGCTTTGTAATGAATAGAGAGCAGGTATTCTACCATAAGGCTTCAATGCGAGCCGGCATACTAGCAGCATACGCGGTTCTAAAGGATTTTAACGGCGAGTTAAAGCTCGTGGATGTAGACTACGATGCCTTCCAGCACGGTATATATCCCGCGCTAGTCATAGCTAAAAAAGGTTTGAAGAAGGAGCCTGAGCTCCTCGTAGTCAGGCTCTCAAGCAGGTACAGAGAGAATTATACTAAGAGTCTAACTCTAAAACCAGATATACTTGAAATCCAGAAGCTTAATATAAGATACGAGGATTACGTGTCAACCCCCCTGTTATACTTTACTACGAGTAGCGGGGAGCTTGCAAGAGCGCTCAGCGTGGAGAAAGTTATCCCAATGGGCTTGTATATTAGAGGGCTTCTCGGAGGAGAGCTTAAAGAAGCCAGGAAGGGTAGATCCTACGCTGGCCTAGTTCTCAGCGAGCACAGGTACGCGGGAGGCGGCTTCGAGTTCAAGCTCTACGGGACAACATCAAAGCTGCGTGTACCTAGATTCTGGCTGGAGAACTACAGGGTAGGCGTCTACGAGCTTATCTACATGAGTGAGGTAAACCCGTTTAAACTAGCTAGAACACTACCAGTACTACTCTCTGAAGGCGGGCTTCAACCACTCAGAGAATTCCTGCATCATGCTTTAGAGTACAATAAGCATAGCATTAAGCTTGAGGATGAAGAGAAGATAAGAAGACTCCTCGAGGAGATAGCTCACCCAGGCAGACTAGAGTTAATGAAGCCTGAATCATACTACGTTGTATACAGAGCTAGTAGAGTATTCACGTCACTTGTAGTCAAGCCAGCCAGCAGGAATCTCGTTCTACACTCTACTGTAGCATCCATAGAGTGCAGGGAGGAAGATAAAGCATACTACTATGCAGCTGTACTCAACTACCTAGCATACAAAGCTATCACCGAGGGAAGAAGCTTCATACGCACTCAGTTCGCAAGGCCTCTTCTAGCAGTAGCTTTAAGCGGCTTAAGCTGGAGTAGCGTGAATAAGGATACAAGAATGAGAATTGCAGAGTTGAGTAGAGAGTTAAGCCGGAGGATAGAAGCTAGAGGATACTCAAATCAAGCCAGTGCATTAAAGCACATATACGATAAATACTCTGAGTTCAAGGAGATTGTTAGAATACTCGACGAGTACGTGGAGAAGCATAATAGTAGAGAAGCACTAGAAAAATCACTAGACCTAGTGTCCTTTCCTTTCAGTCTTTTCTTGATTGCTTCTACTCATTGA
- a CDS encoding transcriptional regulator yields the protein MKSIYEIAYRYIVPYVNRRIVEILREKGLAETEIARRLAVTPSAVSRYMSRERGGQVDLTRYRDVEEKIKSIAERVASGQPVIETYMEVAKVTAYILSRKYACSIHVKLDPEVNPAQCNICPQLFNV from the coding sequence TTGAAATCCATCTACGAGATAGCGTACAGGTATATAGTGCCGTACGTTAACAGGCGTATCGTAGAAATTCTACGCGAGAAGGGACTAGCAGAGACGGAGATAGCTAGGAGGCTAGCCGTAACCCCTTCAGCTGTATCAAGATACATGTCCAGGGAGAGAGGAGGCCAGGTGGATTTAACAAGGTACAGGGATGTCGAGGAGAAGATCAAGAGTATTGCTGAGAGAGTAGCCAGCGGGCAACCAGTAATCGAAACTTACATGGAGGTAGCCAAGGTAACAGCATACATACTCTCGAGGAAATACGCTTGCAGCATCCACGTTAAACTAGACCCAGAAGTGAACCCAGCTCAATGCAATATATGCCCCCAGCTCTTCAACGTATAA
- a CDS encoding HEPN domain-containing protein — MSGSYPRLLKRRAEAMLRNAIRLLEEGEYDLAVLNAEYAAQLYVKAVLYQLTGDEWRGHSIRSLVGVPAYAARENGLDQLADKIFDFIRRNRRILAELDEAHVRAVYGVFEYTRSRAEAILDSSRQVVNLVREIDRNRILE; from the coding sequence ATGAGTGGTAGTTACCCTAGGCTTCTGAAGCGTAGGGCTGAAGCTATGTTGAGGAATGCTATTAGACTCCTCGAGGAAGGAGAGTATGATCTCGCAGTTCTCAACGCTGAATACGCCGCCCAGCTGTACGTTAAAGCCGTACTCTACCAGTTAACTGGTGATGAGTGGAGAGGCCATAGTATCCGCTCGCTAGTCGGGGTTCCCGCGTACGCAGCTAGAGAAAACGGGCTGGATCAGCTTGCCGACAAGATATTTGACTTCATTAGGAGGAATAGGAGGATTCTAGCAGAGCTTGACGAAGCACACGTGCGAGCTGTCTATGGGGTATTCGAGTACACTAGGAGTCGAGCAGAGGCTATACTTGATTCTTCAAGGCAGGTTGTAAACTTAGTTAGAGAGATTGATAGAAATAGAATACTAGAATGA